A region from the Candidatus Electrothrix scaldis genome encodes:
- a CDS encoding beta-ketoacyl synthase N-terminal-like domain-containing protein, with product MKRRVVITACSAITPIGYDKQDIIDSLLYGKSGVAPLRDDGLLTKHIHSRVFGTVGYPIEYNFSRYFRKTMGPVAYYACQVAKDVLEQSGLDQDFITSGRLGVAFGSIHGSPTVQRDIYKAYFNELDTKFSSIGAVDYLRSMVHTTAVNITRMFGITGRVISSSTACTTSSQSIGYGYEAIKFGMQDAMLCGGADEYDTTTVAVFDNLLACSVKYNETPECTPRPFDSKRDGLVVGEGGGAVMLEEYEFAKKRGATILGEIIGFACNNNGGDLILPNHDGIKATLKLALENAEITPEEVDFISAHATATKMGDVIEAQAMHSVYGDKPLVSGLKSYMGHTMATCGAIELILTLYMMEQGFIAPTLNLDEVDERCAMLRHCQEITEANINIAAIQNFAFGGVNTCVLVKKA from the coding sequence ATGAAAAGACGTGTCGTCATCACCGCATGTTCCGCAATTACCCCCATCGGGTACGATAAACAAGACATCATAGACAGTCTTCTCTACGGGAAATCAGGTGTGGCCCCGCTTCGAGACGATGGCCTGCTGACCAAGCATATCCACTCCAGGGTCTTCGGGACCGTAGGATATCCTATTGAGTATAATTTTTCCCGCTACTTTCGTAAAACCATGGGCCCAGTGGCCTATTATGCCTGTCAGGTTGCTAAAGACGTCTTAGAGCAGTCAGGCTTAGACCAGGATTTCATTACCTCAGGCCGCCTCGGTGTTGCCTTTGGTTCGATCCACGGCAGTCCCACAGTGCAGCGCGATATATATAAGGCCTATTTCAACGAACTCGACACAAAGTTTTCCTCCATCGGGGCTGTAGACTATCTCCGTTCGATGGTCCATACCACGGCAGTGAATATAACCCGTATGTTCGGTATTACTGGACGGGTCATCTCCTCATCCACGGCCTGCACCACCAGTAGCCAATCCATCGGCTACGGCTACGAGGCGATTAAATTCGGGATGCAGGATGCCATGCTCTGTGGCGGGGCAGATGAATACGATACCACCACTGTGGCTGTGTTCGATAACCTGCTGGCCTGCTCTGTCAAATATAACGAGACGCCGGAATGCACCCCTCGGCCCTTTGACAGCAAACGGGATGGCCTGGTTGTTGGTGAGGGCGGCGGTGCTGTGATGCTGGAGGAATACGAGTTCGCGAAAAAACGCGGCGCAACTATCCTGGGAGAGATCATCGGCTTTGCCTGCAATAATAACGGCGGTGATCTGATCCTGCCTAATCACGACGGCATTAAAGCAACCCTGAAGCTCGCCCTTGAAAATGCGGAAATCACTCCTGAGGAGGTGGATTTCATCAGTGCCCATGCCACAGCGACCAAGATGGGCGATGTCATTGAGGCCCAGGCCATGCATTCTGTATACGGCGATAAACCGCTGGTCAGTGGCCTGAAAAGCTATATGGGCCATACAATGGCAACCTGTGGGGCCATAGAACTCATTCTGACCCTCTACATGATGGAACAGGGCTTTATCGCTCCCACGTTGAACCTGGACGAGGTTGACGAACGCTGTGCTATGCTCCGCCACTGTCAGGAGATCACGGAAGCGAACATCAATATCGCAGCCATTCAGAATTTCGCCTTTGGCGGGGTCAATACCTGTGTGTTGGTGAAAAAGGCATAG
- a CDS encoding phosphopantetheine-binding protein codes for MTRDELQERILTILTEDFEFENPGLDDNLRDDHNFDSIDAIELLGKIEHILDKTLTREEKEQAMEIRTINDILDYIGKLTGSSPE; via the coding sequence ATGACCAGAGATGAATTGCAAGAGCGTATCCTCACGATTCTAACAGAGGATTTTGAATTTGAAAATCCAGGCTTGGATGATAATCTCCGCGATGATCATAATTTTGACAGTATCGACGCTATCGAGTTACTGGGAAAAATAGAGCATATCCTCGATAAAACGCTCACCAGAGAGGAAAAAGAGCAGGCTATGGAGATCAGGACTATTAATGATATTCTTGATTATATAGGGAAGCTCACAGGCTCTAGCCCCGAATAA
- a CDS encoding SEC-C domain-containing protein: MAKIQRNQSCPCGSGKKHKHCCLPLRQERHAPSPIQQIKISLLGEIEKIQQSATQFKTQVYQLGVFIFFSMENGDAWVLEVTDGDAVQVATQGQVHKPPVSEDKERIVVDWSHNFALQKKRLFMTAYKDGKEQEIITAPTQQISAALRRIIKLYPQELLNKVHIRDEEDVASA, from the coding sequence ATGGCAAAGATACAGCGCAATCAGTCCTGCCCCTGCGGCTCGGGTAAGAAGCACAAACATTGCTGCTTACCCTTACGTCAAGAGAGACACGCCCCCTCTCCCATACAACAGATCAAGATATCTTTACTGGGAGAGATAGAAAAAATCCAACAAAGCGCCACCCAGTTTAAAACGCAGGTCTATCAGCTCGGCGTCTTTATCTTCTTTAGCATGGAAAATGGAGATGCTTGGGTACTGGAAGTGACAGACGGTGATGCCGTGCAAGTGGCTACTCAAGGACAGGTACACAAACCTCCGGTGAGTGAAGATAAGGAGCGAATCGTGGTCGACTGGAGCCACAACTTTGCTCTTCAGAAAAAACGTCTTTTTATGACAGCGTACAAGGACGGAAAGGAGCAGGAAATTATTACAGCTCCAACCCAGCAAATCAGCGCAGCGCTTCGCCGAATCATAAAGCTGTACCCTCAAGAATTGCTCAATAAGGTCCACATACGAGATGAGGAAGACGTGGCATCGGCGTAA